The Peromyscus leucopus breed LL Stock chromosome 4, UCI_PerLeu_2.1, whole genome shotgun sequence genome segment GCTGGTCGCTTCCATCCATTCACCTGTCATGACCCAACGAGTAAGCGTAAGCTTCTAGGAGGGCAGGCAGCCTCCTTGACAGCCGGGCCAGGGGTATGGTAAGAGTCAGCCATAGCCACCTGACGTCAGGCGATGGGCTAGGAGGACCAGTTCACTAGCACACACTCAAACCCTCCACCAGGACCGGATGGCGCTGTCAACAGAAGGCTGGAGCCTCTGTTGGACACACAGTGATCAAATCACATGACAGCCTAGGGAAAGACAGGTCAGAGGCCCAAACAATGTCCACCTCTGTCCTGGCTAGGTTAGGCCCCATGCTACCCTGCTGTAGCCCTAAGAGCCAGTGGTGAGAACTTTAGGAGAAGGTTTGACATGGGCTTATTACAGGACGCAGGACAGTCACCTCCACTTAGTCTCCAGTATTTGGTTCATCCCAATCCAACTGTTCAGTGTCCTTAAGAGCAACTATATCCTTAACAGCTTTGCTCAAAATCCCCAGGTACTTAAACCTGCATATACCAGCTCCTGTAATGGGCTGTAAACCTTACAAGGGCCAAACATTACTTTTCCATAGTCTCCCTTCAAAACAGGTtcacagctaggcagtggtggtgcacgcctttaatcccagcactcaggaggcagaggcaggtggatctctgagttcaaggccaggcagggctacacagagaaaccctgtcttgaaatgtgcccccccccccaaaaaaaagcacacacacacacacaaacagttcACACGCCACACCCAGAGGTGCTCAACAGAGGTTTCTACCTCCTTGCCAACTCAGGGCACTTGAGGCCGGGCACTTCCTTATCATCTGTTCTGGGCTTCTCGGAGTCAATGGAGGAGCCACCAAACTGGAGTTGGGGATCCAGAGAAGGCCTGGGAAGCAGACTGACTCCCAATGGTGCTAGGCAAGCTGTTTGTGAACTCTAGGCCTGTGAGGACTCAACCCTGTCCCTAGGTGTGCCCAGGCGCTGCCCTACCATGCTTCACTCTCAAACTTCCTGCTAACTGTTGGCCAAGCTCCCAGACTACATCCTTAACCACCGGTGGTGCCAGGACAGAGCCCAAGGAGTTTCTTCCTGGGAGCCAGACCCACCACCTCAAGACCCCTATACTCTAGGTCCTATTCTAGGgccacactctttttttttggggggggggttgtataATTGTTTATCTAAATCCAACAAGGGTAAAACAGCATCAGGGAACGTCTAGGAAATTGGCATTTATGGATGCAGAACTTGGCAACTAGAAAACAGCCAAGTTACCCGCTTCAATGAGAACCGAACACTtcagaggaggtgggggaggaaagaaagacacgTTGCTTCTACTTGACTCATGGTGTGAATTAGATCTGTGTAGACAGACTACAAGAGCTCATGCTTGGAGCCAAACCCTCTGGAGTGTAAAGGCTGAAATCTGAATTGTAAAATTTTGAGGAAAAGGTGAGCTCTCTGTTGAAACTTGGGAAGGGTTTTGCCTGGACTATACTTTACTCTTAGCCACAGCCTGCTCGTGTAGCTTCCTGATGTAGAAAGTAGGCTCTCAACATCCAGCTAAATGTGCTCTGAAGCGGAAGGCCGTAGCCCCCTGTCACACCTGGGCACATCTGTAGATGGGCTCTTTATGTTGACTAAGTTCAGGTTAAGTTCCCGCCTACTTGAAGGAAAGTTGGCaatctaaataataaaaacactggtATGCATTCAGATCTcgcataaataaattttaaacaatttatacAAAAATAGTTCTGCATAATATAAGATGTAACAAAACCAACGAAACAAAATGTGCCGGACGGCTGCAGCTGGTGTGTGTGAGGACGGTTGGGGCCCTGCCACCTTTATCTTCTTTTGCAGAGGTCCCACGTGGCGCAAACTGGCCATCAGTCTCCTCCATCCGTGGATACGAGGATCCTGAGCAATAGTGGTAGGAAGAGCTGCCTCAAGAGAGCTGGGATTTGTCCCTTAAAGGAAGTTTGGGGCAGGGGACAGCCACCTGCCCGTCATTCATCTGCTTCAAAGTGTCTCCTTTGTGGAAAGGTGGTCACATGAGCCGTGGTCCATGCTACAGTTTGCTGGCCTCTGGAGGGCCTGACCCAGGCCCCTCTAAAGACTCCTCAGGAGCTGGGGTAAGAACTCTCCTGCTCTCCGATCCCTCTTCGTCAGCTACTTGAGGCAGGGAAGGCCTCAGCTCGGATTCTGTCTTCCTTTCAGCCCAGCCTCTCCTCTGACCCCCTTGAGTCCGAGGACCACCCTGCCTTCAAGGGCTATGCAATCCTGTTTCTGAcctcagggagcagctgcaaAAGACCCTGCATCCTTGGTGACGGTCACTGTGCAGTGCCACTTTACTGTGCCCCTGGAGGCCCCAAGAGGCGCTGACCTGTCCAGTCTCCGGACACTGCTGGCTCAAGCCCTCCTTCACCAGGCCCAGATGGGGCAGCTCAGGTGAGTCGGAAAGCTGCGGGGGGAGGGGACCCTAAGTTGCCAGAGAAAAGGGCGGATCTGAGCTACAGGGAAGCGAGGGTTGTCCTGAACTGGAGAGCAGggttctgttgttgctgttttgctcAGAACTGATCACTTCTCAGGCCCAGGGAGGGACCAACGCTAAGGCCTCCTTAGCTCTATGCCTAAGATCCTAGGCAGCCACTGGAAGTATGGCCGGGACTGGACAGGGACCGAGGTTAACGTCCTTCAGGGGAAGTCCAGACACCAGGCACTCCCCTACATCCTGTAGCTCACACTCAGGACTCCCTTTGCAGTTACCAAGCCCCAGGAGAGGAGAAGTTCTGGATCCCCATCCCCACGGAGGAATCCCTGCAGAGCGTGTGGAAGAATGTGGCCAGGGGCCCAAGCGGGTTGCGGCTCCAGTGCCGGGTGAGCCAGGGGGAAAGACTGTGAGGCCCACTGTTGGCAGCCCAGGCGGGGGGAGGGGAAGCCCTTCTCATGTACCACCCCTGCAGCCCACCCTTCCGCCACAGGGAGCCTGGGGCCGACCGGTGCTCTACCAGGTGGTCGCTCAGCACGATTACTCAGCCCAAAGGCCTGAGGATTTGGATTTCCACCAGGGGGACACAGTGGATGTCCTGTGTGAAGGTAGAACAAGGCTGCCCTTCCCCAACACGGCTGGCTTTGCCCAGGCCCGGTGGGGGCTCTGTTCTCTAGGGCTCGGTCTTTGCTGTAAGCAGACGCACCATCCGCCATGTCTCCACAGTGGACGAAGCTTGGCTGGAGGGTCACCGAGACGGCTGCATTGGCATTTTCCCCAAGTGCTTTGTGGTGCCAGCTGGTGCCTGTGTGAAAGCCCCACCAGCTCGGAAACCCAAGCCAGAAGACCAGCGCTAGCAATAAATATTGTGACAAGACCAGTtttaattcaaacaaacaaacaaacaaacaaacaaacaaaaactaccccCCCCCATATGGCCTGTCTTCTAGGATTGATGATAAAGGGGATCCAACCAAAAGTTCTTGGAAGAGGGGAGCTGGACTGGCCCACAGACCTGGATTCTGACTGTCTGTCCCAGTCTGATTATAGTGAGGAAGCAGGGGTCTCTGCTGGGCTGGTCACAGCCTTCGGAGGGGTCCTAGTTCCACAGGATCCCCTTCTCTTTCCACCCCTTGGAAGACTGCAGACCCCATAGCCAGTGCCACCCTGAGGGAAGACGGGAGTCAGTACTATCAGGAATTGGTCTGCTCAACGGACTGGAGCCCTTCAGGGTCAGGGGTTCATGAAGGCAGACACCCAGGATGTGCCCAGCAGGTCCTGTGTGCCAACGGCTTTCTTTCCTAAGGGCCGTTGATAGTAGCTCACAGTGTAGACAACACAAACAGTTACATTGTTGCTGTTGAATCCCAACACGGTCCCTGCTTTAGATGCGTTGTGGTCCGTGATCTACTTCAGCTTGGTTTTACCTAGTCCTGGGTCCAGAAGAGCTGGACAGCGGCTGCCCCTAGAATGGCCACGAGAGTCAGCACTGCGAACGCTACTCCAGCCATCCAGATGCTGTAGCTCTGAGCCCGCCACTGGGTCAGTGCCTCAGCTGGAATCATGCCTGTAAGGTtcagcatgtagcccagggtCCAGCCAATGTCCACGCCACCTGCCTGTGAGACACACGGCTGTTGAGGGCTGCTGGGTGGCTGTCCTAGCTCCCATCCCATCCTCACCCTGCACCAGGTGTGCTAGGCTCCAGGCGGCAGCCACCTGCTTCTGGAACTGGATGCTGGGCCAGGTCTCCTCGCTGAATTTGTAGCCCTCCACCAGCAACACAAGGATGTACATGCCTGAGGCACAGTAGTCCCGTAGCCAGCGTTCCTGCCCGGGGTAGCTGGCTTCCACCTTAGGTTGCAGAAGCCGATGAGTAAGTGAGGCCCCAAGACTTCTAAGCATTTCTCTCCCAAGCTATAGTGTGATCTCCACACATCCAAACAGACTCCAGACAGCAGGAAAgtgttaaatgattttaaaagcccTTCCCGAATTCCCCGTGGAGACCATCCTCCGGCTAGGAGGGGGTGAGGTGGCCAACCTCATGACAACCAGAAGCTGATCCCATCAGGGCTCTGGACCTCTTTCTGCCCAAAGCAAGCTACTCCCCCTTACCACAGTGTTTTCCTCCCCAATCCTGGTACCCACCGAGCTTTACCACGAGTCTCTCTCTGTCCAGGAAAACCCAGTAAGATCCCAGAGGCCCTGCTTGCCCACGGTGCAGTATGGAGAGGGGCGAGGGCCGTTATCCAGGGTCACCTACCAGTTTCCAGGGTTTCTGACAGAACTTCCAGACAGTGTCATTGACAATGTGCAGCGGCTGCCTGGAGGTGAGGTTCAGGAAGTCGAAAGTGTAGTAAAAGTTGGAAAATGCCTGGGGGACGTAGAGAAGGCTGGGTCAGCCTGAAGGAGGCCCAGGACTCTTCAGCCAGGTATTCCCTCTGGTGTCGGAGTCCCAGATAGGGCACCTCCTGTTCCACTTGTCCTTGGAGCCCCTGGGGTCAGAAGGTCACCTGGGGCCccagaaggaagccagggcttgggggggggggcggtgcttACATAGAACTGGCCATGCACAGGAGGCTGGTACACTCCGTTGAAAGCACAATCTTCTTGGTCCTCACAGCTGGAGAAGTTGAAGAGACTTCGGAGGGCTGCCACACATTCCCCAGGGTTGCCGATCCCTTCAACTGTGAGGTTCTGGGTGAAGTTCATGGAATCTGTAGTGTGGACACAGGGCGACTCATGCAGCGGGGCCAGTGGCAGTGTGGCCAGGTAGCCGCTATGGTAGCATGGGTGTCTGACCAGGGCTACCGAGCTGTTctgcagagagaggaaagggcaTGAAATCTAAGCTCTGATACACTTCCCCACTCTGCCCCATGCCATCCCACTTTGCCACCCTTCAGATACCAGCCTAACCTGTGCCAGCTTAGCCAGGAGCCTTGTCAGGACCTGGTCCCGCCCGAAGCAGAGGTAGCTGTGCGTATAGATGCTGTAGTTGGCACCGTACAGACGGAAGGTAGCCTGGGTGCTCTGGTCCAGGATGGGGCCCTGAGGCGCGAAGCTGATCTGGGTGGAGGCCCCACCCAGATCCAGAGCACCAACCAGTGTCCTCTCTTCAGGCAGGATCCACTGTCCAGAGGAATACTGCCCACAGAGGAAGTGCTTAGCTCTGGGCAGCCACGCTGGCCCCAGCTGCCAGCCGGCCGGccggccagccagccccagggactGGCCTCTCAGAGCAACCCCTCACCCTTGGGCTGCCCCTGCACCTTGAGAAGCATTCCCAGGACATAGTTGATAGTGATCCAGCCAAAAGCACCTTCATCTTGCCCAGCCAGGATCTTAGCACCCCAAAAATCCACAGGAGAGTTGCTCAGTGTCTGGGATACCGCAGCTAGGATGTCTCTCGCCTGGGAGCTGTTCTTCTGGCTGggtagagaggaaagaaagcctCACTCTAACCTCGTTCCAGGCTCCACGGCACTTCACCCCGGGGTATTCAAGCCTGGCTTTCGGGGGTGACCCTAACAGATGCAGTCTGCTCCTATCTCACCTGAGCAGCCTCATTCCTGCTGTGGCCCCCAAGAATGTGGGCGTCTCTTGGTGCTGGGTCTGTGGGATCAAAGCCagtgcctcttccaggcagccctTCAGGCTTTCCCCAGCCTGTGTTGGGTCCGAGGTGTAGGAAGCGATCCCAGGTCCTGAAACACAGTACCCTAGGAAAAGGCTCCAGACCTGACGGTGGGGACTCAGTGGTGGCCCCCCAAAGATGTGGTCATATCCTGATGTTTGGAACCTGTGAATGTGACCTTTTTTTGGAAGAAGGAAGTTCCCAGGTTTAATTAAGGGTTTTTGAATGGGGCATGATGGTGATTGCCTATCATCATAGTcttcaggaggttgaggcagggggataaagggatcaaggtcagtctgggctacacagcaagactctgcctcagaTAACAACAAAGGAAACCTAGAGATCAGGCTGGTTTGGTCACACAGCAGACCACAAGTCCAGTGATTACAATCCTTACAGGGAAAGGCAGGAAACCCAGAGCTTCTCCCACTTTGGGGCTTCTGCGGAGTGTGGCTCTGGCACCCCTGGGTCTCGGGCTTTTTATCTCTAGAATTGAGAGGAACCCCGGGAAATTAACTCAGGGCCTCGGTAGTTTCTGCCATCAGTGTGGTGTGGTACCTAGATGAGAAGCTCCAGGATACCAGAGAAGGCAGCTGTGGCATCAGATAGGGAGACGTTAGCCACAGAACCTGAGGGAAGAGCTGTGTGTGTATTCTCATCAGAGCCAGCCCAACTGTGTGACCATGGTCTCTCACACTGGGAGTCCAAGCCAGGTCACAATGGGACTGCCCACTGACCTTCTATCTGGCAAGTCAGGGCCTGGCTGACCACTCCTGTGTCCTTCTCCTTGTTTGCTGGCCACTGGTACACAAACAGGGATGTGTGGGAGGAGCCGGCGTCCAACACGATCCCAAACTAAGGACAACATTGGGATCAGAAAGGCGTGGAGGCCAACATCCTGGTCACCCAGCCCCATATCCTCATCAGGTCTCTGAGCCAAACCTTGGTGTCTGCAGGCAGGAAGACATTGGTTGCCTTCACCAGGATGAGGATGAGCATGGTGAGGCCAGAGGCTGCTGCAATCCCTAAGAGGGCTATGAAGACCCGTTCCTTCCAGGAGAGTCCCATGGCAGGCGGAGCAGAGCTGCAAGTGTTAGGTGGGCAGTGGAAGACACTCAGATTCCACTTGCTGTCCCAACCCCAGCCTTCTAAAGGAAGGGTCTTAACACATCCCAACTTTCCTCAGATGTTGTCAAGTGTGGGACTCAGACAGCCTCCCTTGGCCAGGTCAGTAGCCAGGACagccacagtaaaaaaaaaaaaaaaaaaaaaaaaaaaaggccacatgCAGTGTCCAGAGTCCAGCTGGTCAGGTCCAATATTGTCACAGAGCCTGGGGGCCAGTACATGAGGTACTGTCTGAGGACTCAGCCGATAAAGGACAGTCATTTTTGATGTCACTATCAAGGGTTAATGGAGCCCCACTAGACAGGACttgccctccctcttcttctgggCCCCTGCTTTCTTGATTCTCCCATGAGGAGCCCCCGAtctggactgaactcagggctccaTGCCAGGGTCTCTCAGTGCAGGACTTCTCTCTGGGAGCCTCAAGGCCAGACCCATGCCATTTGGCATCCAGGAGCCAGGTGTGGGCCCTTCACAAGGCCAGTTAGCATTCTATGCTTCTTAACAAAGACATCTGTTTCTTTTGGAAATCCTAAACTTGGGTTTCTCTGATGGGGATCTGAGAGACTTTAGCTGACCCCAGATGAACCCGGGCAGCTGACCAAGGCTGACCAAAGAATGTCATTATCCTTGGTCCCCAGGACAGCAACACCCTTATCTACCCTGGAGCCCAGCAGGGGTTCTGAGCCCTTACCCACCCCAGCCCACCTATGTACAGAGAGGTCACTAGGCAGCCTGCTTCACGGCAAGCCTCACAATGGATAGTGTTGCTCACTGGACTATTCAAAAGCCAGAGTGTTCCCTGAGTCTCTAGCAGTTTGAAATTCTGTGACTTTGTATCTCGTGGCATACCCCCCAAGAAAGAAGACACTCCCAGTGTCTCATGAGAGACTAACAGAGGTTTGGACCCCTGGGAATAGGCTAAGTGAGGCACAAGCCCATCAAAAGggaggaagactgaggcaggaaagacaAATGACCTAACCAGCACCCAAGGCACAGTGATAAACAGGCCACAGGTAGGAACCAAGAAGACACAGACCCCCACCTCAGGGAATGTAGCTCCGGAGGCTAGGTAGTCATAAAAAGAGGACAAGGCAGGTTCCCCTCACCCAGGACAGGCAGTACCCTACCAAAGCCAGCCCACAGACCAGGACAGCCCCTTGGGTCCCTTACCTGAGCTGGAAGCCAACCTTCAAGGGT includes the following:
- the Entpd8 gene encoding ectonucleoside triphosphate diphosphohydrolase 8; the protein is MGLSWKERVFIALLGIAAASGLTMLILILVKATNVFLPADTKFGIVLDAGSSHTSLFVYQWPANKEKDTGVVSQALTCQIEGPGIASYTSDPTQAGESLKGCLEEALALIPQTQHQETPTFLGATAGMRLLSQKNSSQARDILAAVSQTLSNSPVDFWGAKILAGQDEGAFGWITINYVLGMLLKYSSGQWILPEERTLVGALDLGGASTQISFAPQGPILDQSTQATFRLYGANYSIYTHSYLCFGRDQVLTRLLAKLAQNSSVALVRHPCYHSGYLATLPLAPLHESPCVHTTDSMNFTQNLTVEGIGNPGECVAALRSLFNFSSCEDQEDCAFNGVYQPPVHGQFYAFSNFYYTFDFLNLTSRQPLHIVNDTVWKFCQKPWKLVEASYPGQERWLRDYCASGMYILVLLVEGYKFSEETWPSIQFQKQAGGVDIGWTLGYMLNLTGMIPAEALTQWRAQSYSIWMAGVAFAVLTLVAILGAAAVQLFWTQD
- the Noxa1 gene encoding NADPH oxidase activator 1 isoform X1 produces the protein MSSLGDQVRDWHQGVLAVAREDWDRALCLFSDVREPSAKIYFNMGCVHLMAGNLEAALQAFDQAVTKDTCMAVGFFQRGVANFQLERSQEAVSDFQLALAQLRGNAAIDYTQLGLHFKLQAWEVLYNMASAQCQAGLWTKAANTLVEAISKWPEEARDPLDTALDQVQKQVPLQLLQVPKGEVFQPPRQYLQHLEPMDFLGKAKVVASVIPDNTSDGWPQQRSHVAQTGHQSPPSVDTRILSNSGGHMSRGPCYSLLASGGPDPGPSKDSSGAGGAAAKDPASLVTVTVQCHFTVPLEAPRGADLSSLRTLLAQALLHQAQMGQLSYQAPGEEKFWIPIPTEESLQSVWKNVARGPSGLRLQCRPTLPPQGAWGRPVLYQVVAQHDYSAQRPEDLDFHQGDTVDVLCEVDEAWLEGHRDGCIGIFPKCFVVPAGACVKAPPARKPKPEDQR
- the Noxa1 gene encoding NADPH oxidase activator 1 isoform X2; its protein translation is MSSLGDQVRDWHQGVLAVAREDWDRALCLFSDVREPSAKIYFNMGCVHLMAGNLEAALQAFDQAVTKDTCMAVGFFQRGVANFQLERSQEAVSDFQLALAQLRGNAAIDYTQLGLHFKLQAWEVLYNMASAQCQAGLWTKAANTLVEAISKWPEEARDPLDTALDQVQKQVPLQLLQVPKGEVFQPPRQYLQHLEPMDFLGKAKVVASVIPDNTSDGWPQQRSHVAQTGHQSPPSVDTRILSNSGGHMSRGPCYSLLASGGPDPGPSKDSSGAGGAAAKDPASLVTVTVQCHFTVPLEAPRGADLSSLRTLLAQALLHQAQMGQLSYQAPGEEKFWIPIPTEESLQSVWKNVARGPSGLRLQCRGAWGRPVLYQVVAQHDYSAQRPEDLDFHQGDTVDVLCEVDEAWLEGHRDGCIGIFPKCFVVPAGACVKAPPARKPKPEDQR